One region of Dokdonia sp. 4H-3-7-5 genomic DNA includes:
- a CDS encoding carboxypeptidase-like regulatory domain-containing protein, which translates to MKTLSTFITLLLFIIEVHAQEITISGTVSDDGEPLPGANILIKNSVVGTQSDFDGNYEIKAAATDTLVFTYVGFKSKEILVCSDYYKCHFRIE; encoded by the coding sequence ATGAAAACACTTAGCACATTCATAACGCTGCTCCTATTTATAATAGAAGTACATGCGCAAGAAATAACAATTTCAGGAACGGTATCAGATGATGGCGAACCTCTTCCAGGAGCTAATATTCTTATAAAAAACAGTGTAGTAGGAACTCAGTCAGACTTTGATGGAAACTACGAGATTAAAGCGGCTGCCACAGATACATTAGTTTTTACGTACGTTGGTTTTAAATCAAAAGAGATTCTTGTATGCTCAGACTACTATAAATGTCATTTTAGAATAGAGTAG